The region TGCATGGCAGCGGACGGAGTCAAAAGTGAACGGATATGGGATGCCGCGCATGAAGCGCGGCGTTGAATTCAAAGCAGTCCGCGTGGGGACGATCGAGCATGAAGCGTGACGATGAAGCGCGCTGGGCCAGCGGGCGCAGCAGGCACTCACCTGCTGCGCGCACGAACGGAATCCGGTAGCTTCGGCAAACGTTCTGGCGCTCGAGGCGTCCGCCCTGAGTCAGCCATGAATCAGCCATGAGTCAGCCATGAAACGGCGGACGCGGCGCACCAGGCGCATCCGCGGCGGCGTTGCGTGCGTCGTCGCGCGCGGCCGCAGTCTCAGCCCGTGCGGCGCGTTCAGACGCGGTCAGCCCGGGTTCGGCGACCACCGGATGAAGCGGCGCCGCCGAAACAGGACTCACGGGCCGTGTGACCGGCATAACGGGCTCGACGACCGGTTCGGTGCGATAGGCCGGAAAGCCCGCCGTCACCCGACCGGAATCGCGCTTGTTGGCAGCATCTTTCGCGGCATCTTTGGCGGCCTGCTTTTCGGCACGCTCGGCAGCAGTGGCTTCAACCAGCCGCACCTTTTCACGCCGCCGCACCGCGCCCGACAGCCGCACACCGCCGAGGCCAACCACCAGCAGTACGACCCCGGTCAGCACCGCGATGATCTGCCCGAAACCGGTCAGCGCCGGCGTATGCAGCCCAAGCAGCCAGACCAGCATCAGCACGCCGGTCAGCCAGTTCACATGGCCGACGACCTTGGCCACCGTCGACGTAAGCGCGCCGTCGATCGACGCGTGCAAAGCAAGCCACGCGAGCCCGATCAGCGCCACGCCAAACCCCTGGCCGACCAGAGCCGGCTGGGTTTGCACCAAAAGCAGCGCGTTGTACAGCGAAGTCCAGGGCGTCAGCAGAAACAGCAGGCCGAACGCAAGCAGCAACAACGCATCAAGGATGAGCACAGCGCGCAGCAATGGCTTCATTGGCGTTTAGTCCACGTGGTAGTTGGGCGCTTCCTTGGTGATCTGCACATCATGCACATGCGACTCGCGCAAGCCCGCGCCCGTGATCTGCACGAACTCGGCCTTGTCGTTCATCTCCGTGATCGTGCGGCAACCGCAGTAGCCCATGCTGGCACGCACGCCGCCGATCAGCTGGAACAGGATCGCGTTGACCGAACCTTTGTAGGCGACGCGGCCTTCGATCCCTTCCGGCACCAGCTTGTCGATGTTCGCGGAGTTGTCCTGGAAGTAGCGGTCTGCCGCGCCGTCCTTCATCGCGCCGACCGAACCCATGCCACGGTACGACTTGTACTGGCGGCCCTGGAACAGGAACACGTCGCCCGGCGCTTCTTCGGTGCCGGCGAACATGCTGCCCATCATCACGGAGTTCGCGCCGGCTGCCAGCGCCTTGCTGACGTCGCCCGAGAAACGCACGCCGCCGTCGGAGATGACCGGCACGCCCGAGCCCTTCAGCGCTTCCGATACGTCCGAGATCGCAGTGACCTGCGGCACGCCCACGCCGGCGACGATCCGCGTCGTACAGATCGAGCCCGGGCCGATACCGACCTTCACGGCATCCGCGCCGTATTCGACGAGCGCCTTAGCCGCCGCGGCGGTAGCGATGTTGCCGCCGATCACTTCGACATGCGGGAACGTCTGCTTGACCCACTTGACGCGCTCGAGCACACCCTTGCTGTGGCCATGCGCCGTGTCGACGACGATCACGTCCACGCCCGCCTGCACCAGCAGCTCAACGCGCTCTTCGTTGTCTTCGCCCACGCCGACCGCCGCGCCTGCGCGCAGCTTGCCGTGTTCGTCTTTACACGCGTCCGGGTGTTCGGTTTGCTTGGTGATGTCCTTGACGGTCATCAGGCCGCGCAGTTCGAATGCGTCGTTGATCACCAGTACGCGCTCGAGGCGGTGGCTGTGCATCAGCGCCTTGGCTTCGGCGAGCGGCGTGCCTTCCTTGACGGTGACGAGGCGCTCGCGCGGGGTCATGATGTTGCGCACGGGCTCGTCCAGACGCTCTTCGAAGCGCAAGTCACGGTTCGTGACGATGCCGACCAGTTGCGCGCCTTCGACAACCGGGAAGCCCGAAATGCCATGCTGGCGCGACAGCGCGATGACGTCGCGCACCTTCATTTGCGGCGGCACGGTGATCGGATCGCGCACGACGCCCGATTCGAAGCGCTTGACCTTGGCAACTTCACGCGCCTGTTCGGCCGGCGTGAAATTCTTGTGGATGATACCCACGCCACCCATTTGCGCCATCGCGATCGCGAGACGGGCTTCGGTGACGGTGTCCATGGCGGCGGACACGAGCGGCATATTCAGGGAGATGTTGCGGGTCAGCCGGGTCTTGAGGCTGGTGTCGCGCGGCAGAACATCGGAGAAAGCCGGGACGAGGAGCACGTCATCGAACGTGAGTGCTGTTTGGATCAGACGCATGGCAAATCCTATAGGCGCAAAAGCGAATTATACGCGATACCTCCCCGGTTTTCACTGCACTAACAGCAGCTTAGCGAATTTCGGGGGATTTTTTTCGTGACTTCAGGCCCTTCGATTTCGCTTTCACGTTCGCCTCGGGTTCGATCCGGTTTCGTATGCGCGTTCGGGTGCATGGAGGCGCCGCCCGGTTCGAGCGAGGGCAATTCGGAGGGCTTCCACGCCGCCGAGCCACCGCGCGGCAGTTAAAAAGCGCCTGAACACACCGGATAAAACCGCAGGAATGCAGAATCAAACAAGACGCCCCGCCCGCCAAACGGCTATTCTGCCGACCATTCCAGTTTTTCTTGCAGGGGCAGTCGATGCAGCGCGGTGTGGCATATGGAGTAATGGCCGGGGCTTTATGGGGCATGGTGTTTCTGGTGCCGCGCGTGCTGCCCGATTTTTCACCGCTGCTGCTGAGCGCGGGCCGCTACACGATGTACGGCATCGTTTCGCTGGCCGCCGCGCTGCCGATCGCGCGCTCGCTCGTCAAACGCCTGACCCGCGAAGATCTCGGCGCACTGGTCAAACTGGCGCTGGCCGGCAACCTGCTCTACTACCTGCTGCTGACCGCAGCGGTCCATATGATCGGCATCGCGCCGGCATCGCTGATCGTCGGCGTGCTGCCGGTCACGGTGACGCTGCTCGGCCGGCGCGATCATGGCGCCGTGCCGCTCGCCCGCCTCGCATGGCCGCTTTCGCTGGTGGTGGCCGGCATCGCCTGCATCAACATCGACGTCTTCACGGTAGCGGACAGCACGCCAGTGAGTATCGCGACGAAGCTCCTCGGCCTCGCCTGCGCGGTCGGCGCGCTCGCCTGCTGGACCTGGTTCGCGGTCGAAAACGCCCGCTATCTGCAGCGTCAGACGCATTTCAGCGGCAATGAGTGGTCGGTGCTGTGGGGTGTGGTGACCGGCGCGCTCGGCGCAGGGTTGTGGCTGGCAGTCGCCGTCATGCCGTCCGGCAGCCTGCAGGGGCCACTCGGCGACGAGCGCTGGCACACCTTCTGGATGCTGAATCTGGGCCTCGCCGTCGGCGCGTCATGGCTCGGCAACGGGTTGTGGAATGCCGCGTCGAAGCGGCTGCCGCTCACCCTGTCCGGCCAGATGATCGTGTTCGAGACGCTATTCGCGCTGCTCTACGCGTTCATCTACGACCAGCGCCTGCCGCGCCCGCTGGAAACTGCGGCGATCCTGCTGCTGGTGGCGGGGGTGTGCTGGTCGGTGCGCCAGCATGCGGACGACGATACGCCCGGCGCGGCGTCGATCGAGGAAAAGGCGCAGCCTTCGGTGCATTGAGACGAGGCACCCTTGGCGCTGCCACGGTCACGGCCACGGCCACGGCTACAGCCACAGCCACAGCCAGAGCCAGAGCCAGAGCCACAAGACGACCTAGCGCGAATCCTTGTTCTGCCAGCGGCGCCCTTCGATCGAGCCCGCTTTGCGGGTCTTCTCAACACGCCGTTGGCGCGACAGCTTCGGATCCACCAGCAGCGGCCGGTAAATCTCGACGCGATCATGGTCGGCGAGTACCGTATCCAACGGCTTCAGCTTGCCGAACACGCCGACCTTCTGCGCGCCCAGATCGATCTGCGGATAACGCCGCAAGATGCCGCTCGCTTCGAGCGCCTGCTGCAGCGTGGCGCCTTCCGGCAGATCGACCACGATCAGCGTCTGCTCATCAGCAAGCGCGTAGCAGACTTCAATCGACAAGCGCGCGCTCATGCCTTACCGTAGCGCTGGTCGGCGCGCTTCACGAACGATTCGACGAAGGTGTTGGCGATGTGACTGAACACCGGCCCAATGATCTTCTCGAGAATGATGTTGGTGAATTCGTAGTGCAACGCAAATTCGATCTTGCAGGCATCCGCACGCAAAGGCGTGAACCGCCAGAAGCCGGTGAATTTGCGAAATGGGCCGTCCGCGAATTCCATGTCGATGCGCGTGGGCCGCTCCATGCTGTTATGCGTGGCGAAGTGCTGTTTGATGCCCTTGAAGTTGATATCGATCTTCGCCTCCATGCCGGTTTCGTCCTGGCGGCGGATTTCGACTCCCCCGCACCAAGGCAGGAAGTTGGGGTAATCGGCGACGTCGGTCACGAGGTCGAACATCTGTTCCGCCGAATGGCGGATCAACACGGTTTTCTGGACATCTGCCATAAATTGAACAGCGCGTGGCAAGGGTGGACAAGCGCCGCGGGCTTTCCTTGCCCCGCTTTGCTAAAATCGTGATTTTAAACGAGTTGGGCACTTTCCATTCATGAGCATCATTGACAACAGAAAAGCCTTCTACGACTACTCGGTCGAAGAACGCTACGAAGCGGGGCTCGTGCTCGAAGGATGGGAGGTCAAAGCCCTGCGCGCCGGCCGCGGCCAGATCAAGGAAGGCTACGTGGTCATCAAGAATAACGAACTGTTCCTGATCGGCACGCACATCAGCCCGCTGCCCGAGGCCTCGACCCACATCCACCCGGACCCGGTGCGCACGCGCAAGCTGCTGCTGCATAGCGAGGAAATCAGCAAACTGATCGGCAAAGTCGAGCAGCGCGGCTACACGCTCGTGCCGCTGAACTTCCACTACAAGGGCGGCCGGGTCAAATGCGAAATCGGGCTGGCCAAGGGTAAGAAGCAGCACGATAAGCGCGAGACCGAAAAGAAGCGCGACTGGGAACGCGAGAAGGCGCGCCTGATGCGTTCGCCGTCGTGATCGCAATCACCGGCTTGAGCGGCGAGTTTGGCCTGCGAGTTGGCCTGCGAGTTGGCCCGATTCGCGCCGCGTGATGCGCGGATTTGCCGCGCTTTGCTGCCCAGCCGGCTT is a window of Paraburkholderia phytofirmans OLGA172 DNA encoding:
- the guaB gene encoding IMP dehydrogenase; translation: MRLIQTALTFDDVLLVPAFSDVLPRDTSLKTRLTRNISLNMPLVSAAMDTVTEARLAIAMAQMGGVGIIHKNFTPAEQAREVAKVKRFESGVVRDPITVPPQMKVRDVIALSRQHGISGFPVVEGAQLVGIVTNRDLRFEERLDEPVRNIMTPRERLVTVKEGTPLAEAKALMHSHRLERVLVINDAFELRGLMTVKDITKQTEHPDACKDEHGKLRAGAAVGVGEDNEERVELLVQAGVDVIVVDTAHGHSKGVLERVKWVKQTFPHVEVIGGNIATAAAAKALVEYGADAVKVGIGPGSICTTRIVAGVGVPQVTAISDVSEALKGSGVPVISDGGVRFSGDVSKALAAGANSVMMGSMFAGTEEAPGDVFLFQGRQYKSYRGMGSVGAMKDGAADRYFQDNSANIDKLVPEGIEGRVAYKGSVNAILFQLIGGVRASMGYCGCRTITEMNDKAEFVQITGAGLRESHVHDVQITKEAPNYHVD
- a CDS encoding DMT family transporter; the encoded protein is MQRGVAYGVMAGALWGMVFLVPRVLPDFSPLLLSAGRYTMYGIVSLAAALPIARSLVKRLTREDLGALVKLALAGNLLYYLLLTAAVHMIGIAPASLIVGVLPVTVTLLGRRDHGAVPLARLAWPLSLVVAGIACINIDVFTVADSTPVSIATKLLGLACAVGALACWTWFAVENARYLQRQTHFSGNEWSVLWGVVTGALGAGLWLAVAVMPSGSLQGPLGDERWHTFWMLNLGLAVGASWLGNGLWNAASKRLPLTLSGQMIVFETLFALLYAFIYDQRLPRPLETAAILLLVAGVCWSVRQHADDDTPGAASIEEKAQPSVH
- a CDS encoding RnfH family protein yields the protein MSARLSIEVCYALADEQTLIVVDLPEGATLQQALEASGILRRYPQIDLGAQKVGVFGKLKPLDTVLADHDRVEIYRPLLVDPKLSRQRRVEKTRKAGSIEGRRWQNKDSR
- a CDS encoding type II toxin-antitoxin system RatA family toxin; protein product: MADVQKTVLIRHSAEQMFDLVTDVADYPNFLPWCGGVEIRRQDETGMEAKIDINFKGIKQHFATHNSMERPTRIDMEFADGPFRKFTGFWRFTPLRADACKIEFALHYEFTNIILEKIIGPVFSHIANTFVESFVKRADQRYGKA
- the smpB gene encoding SsrA-binding protein SmpB, with product MSIIDNRKAFYDYSVEERYEAGLVLEGWEVKALRAGRGQIKEGYVVIKNNELFLIGTHISPLPEASTHIHPDPVRTRKLLLHSEEISKLIGKVEQRGYTLVPLNFHYKGGRVKCEIGLAKGKKQHDKRETEKKRDWEREKARLMRSPS